A portion of the Ferrimonas lipolytica genome contains these proteins:
- a CDS encoding iron-containing alcohol dehydrogenase family protein, producing the protein MIESISNATIADVVRQTLEQFRPNHGFTFRSPAITVTGEYCVSQLGDALQELGAQHVMLVTDRNIHQLGLVSGCESAITLAGIELTLFADVNGEPDSKLVRQGYATLQQCQADFILGVGGGSALDCAKAIAVIGDHYGPLSELKVGGVCSRRVGLGAIPTTAGTGSEATDITVIFDQTQKIKVPIKGPALVPDLALLDPTLMSGVPAAITAATGLDALTHAVESYVSIQSNPLSRAYAYHAMQSIFHTLPKVVGYGQDLALRGQMAVASFKAGLAFSNSGLGLTHAIAHQIGARYHLAHGVANAILLPYVMQFNALCCQHEYAHIATALGVSRDAMTERERCQAAIDAIKQLADDLGLPNQLASVGVTVQDLPLLAEQAMQDICLQGNPRQVEQAQIEQLIRQAIGGTHGT; encoded by the coding sequence ATGATTGAATCGATCAGTAACGCCACCATCGCTGATGTGGTCCGTCAAACCCTTGAACAGTTTCGCCCTAATCACGGTTTTACCTTCCGCTCGCCTGCCATCACGGTGACTGGCGAGTACTGCGTAAGCCAATTGGGTGACGCGCTGCAAGAGCTCGGGGCACAACATGTCATGTTGGTGACTGATCGTAATATCCATCAATTGGGATTAGTTTCAGGCTGTGAGTCTGCCATCACCTTAGCGGGCATTGAACTCACTCTGTTTGCAGATGTTAATGGTGAGCCCGATAGCAAACTGGTGCGGCAAGGTTACGCCACCTTACAACAGTGCCAAGCGGACTTTATCCTCGGCGTTGGCGGCGGTTCCGCTTTGGATTGCGCCAAGGCAATTGCGGTAATTGGCGATCACTACGGCCCGCTAAGTGAACTTAAGGTTGGTGGTGTTTGCTCACGTCGAGTTGGCTTAGGGGCGATTCCAACAACAGCTGGTACCGGTTCTGAAGCGACAGATATTACCGTTATCTTCGATCAAACCCAGAAGATAAAGGTTCCGATAAAGGGGCCTGCGTTAGTCCCTGATTTAGCGTTACTCGATCCAACCTTGATGAGCGGCGTACCTGCGGCAATAACCGCAGCAACTGGCCTTGATGCGCTGACTCATGCGGTTGAGTCATATGTGTCAATCCAATCCAATCCGTTATCTCGGGCTTATGCCTACCACGCAATGCAGTCGATCTTTCACACCCTGCCTAAAGTGGTTGGCTACGGACAGGATCTAGCACTACGAGGACAGATGGCGGTGGCCTCATTTAAAGCTGGGCTAGCATTCAGCAACTCTGGGCTTGGTTTAACCCACGCTATTGCTCATCAGATTGGGGCGCGATATCACCTTGCACACGGGGTTGCCAACGCCATTTTACTCCCTTATGTAATGCAATTTAATGCCCTGTGTTGTCAGCATGAGTACGCCCATATCGCCACAGCCCTCGGGGTAAGCCGTGATGCGATGACCGAGCGAGAGCGTTGCCAAGCTGCCATCGATGCGATTAAGCAACTCGCCGATGACTTGGGCTTACCCAACCAACTGGCAAGCGTTGGTGTGACCGTTCAGGATCTGCCGCTATTAGCCGAGCAAGCGATGCAAGACATCTGTTTGCAAGGCAACCCTCGTCAAGTCGAACAAGCGCAGATAGAACAACTTATCCGCCAAGCGATTGGGGGAACTCATGGAACGTAA
- the eutJ gene encoding ethanolamine utilization protein EutJ, with amino-acid sequence MNEQRLQQTNARLDCIDSLLNQQTPLCYQGGMHVGIDLGTADIQTVVVDDNGYPIAAFLDWADVVRDGIVVDYFGACQIVRQQLDKVEARLGVRPTHAITSYPPGTDPQISINVVESAGIEVSQVIDEPSSVAAMLEIHQGAVVDVGGGTTGTAIIKDGQLQTSLDEPSGGRHVSLTIAGGLGISYEDAEQKKRQGDQTIAPLAKPVIEKMADIVANHINGHQPAAIYLTGGGTLVAGFEAVFQQQFPQIPVVPFSKALYLTPLAIASYGLNGARHD; translated from the coding sequence ATGAATGAGCAACGGCTACAACAAACCAACGCCAGACTGGATTGCATCGATAGCTTGCTCAACCAGCAAACACCGCTGTGTTATCAGGGCGGCATGCACGTTGGTATCGACCTTGGCACTGCCGATATCCAAACCGTTGTAGTGGACGATAACGGCTACCCCATTGCGGCATTCTTAGATTGGGCCGATGTGGTTCGAGACGGCATTGTGGTGGACTACTTCGGTGCCTGCCAAATCGTACGCCAACAACTGGATAAAGTTGAAGCTCGGCTTGGTGTTCGTCCGACTCACGCCATCACCTCCTATCCTCCGGGCACCGATCCACAAATATCAATCAATGTGGTTGAGTCCGCTGGCATTGAGGTAAGCCAAGTAATTGATGAGCCCTCAAGTGTTGCCGCTATGCTAGAGATCCACCAAGGTGCCGTGGTTGATGTAGGCGGCGGCACCACCGGCACCGCCATAATAAAAGATGGTCAACTCCAAACGTCACTGGACGAACCCAGCGGTGGTCGCCACGTCAGTCTCACTATCGCTGGTGGGCTAGGTATCAGCTACGAAGACGCCGAACAAAAAAAGCGCCAAGGCGACCAAACCATCGCACCTCTGGCAAAGCCAGTAATTGAAAAGATGGCAGACATTGTCGCTAACCACATTAACGGCCATCAGCCTGCTGCAATATACCTTACCGGAGGCGGTACCTTAGTCGCCGGTTTTGAAGCGGTATTCCAGCAACAATTTCCACAGATTCCAGTGGTACCGTTTAGCAAAGCGCTTTATCTAACGCCGTTAGCCATCGCCAGTTATGGCCTGAACGGAGCACGCCATGATTGA
- a CDS encoding aldehyde dehydrogenase family protein codes for MDQQQLEEIVRRVVMQLGEMPTDNICGGGDYGVYAQLNDAVAAAFRAQKQIRTVALRDKIIMAIRRMAKKQAELLSTMAVEETGFGRVEDKIKKHILVAERTPGTEILVPAALSGDGGMSLIENAPWGVIASVTPSTNPSCTIINNAISMIAAGNAVVFAPHPAAKKVSQHTIRLINQVSQAVGGPADLCTTVADPSLDNARALFTFPGIRLLVVTGGDAVVDAARSITDKRLIAAGPGNPPVVVDETADIERAAVSIVQGASFDNNIVCVTEKEIIAVDSIADSLKQAMCRNGAHLLSGDQAEAIAKVVLKGYPEGTPTANPKWVGRDAAKIAAAAGIDVPDCTRLLIFEADKSHVFALTEQMMPILPLIRAKDVAEAIDWAVELEHSNRHTAAIHSKNIDALTDMAYRMDCSLLAKNGPSIAALGAGGEGWSSMTISTPTGEGVTNALTFTRKRRCAVVNSFRIV; via the coding sequence ATGGATCAACAACAGCTGGAAGAGATTGTCCGCCGCGTAGTGATGCAATTGGGGGAAATGCCAACCGACAACATCTGTGGCGGTGGCGATTATGGCGTTTATGCCCAGTTGAATGATGCTGTTGCTGCAGCTTTCAGGGCTCAAAAACAGATCCGCACAGTGGCACTGCGTGACAAGATCATCATGGCAATTCGCCGAATGGCAAAAAAACAAGCTGAGTTATTGTCGACCATGGCGGTGGAAGAGACCGGATTTGGTCGGGTCGAAGATAAGATTAAAAAGCACATTTTGGTCGCCGAGCGCACTCCCGGTACTGAGATATTGGTTCCGGCTGCACTCTCTGGCGATGGCGGTATGAGCCTGATAGAAAATGCCCCTTGGGGAGTTATTGCGTCAGTTACCCCAAGCACCAACCCAAGCTGCACCATCATCAATAATGCCATCAGCATGATTGCCGCAGGCAACGCCGTTGTCTTTGCTCCCCACCCGGCGGCGAAAAAAGTTTCCCAACATACGATTCGCCTAATTAATCAGGTATCTCAAGCCGTTGGTGGTCCTGCCGATTTATGCACTACGGTGGCAGATCCAAGCCTCGACAATGCCCGTGCCCTATTCACCTTCCCTGGGATCCGCTTGCTAGTGGTCACTGGTGGCGATGCCGTGGTTGATGCCGCCCGCAGCATTACCGACAAACGGCTAATTGCTGCGGGTCCTGGCAACCCTCCGGTAGTGGTGGATGAAACTGCAGATATTGAACGTGCCGCCGTCTCGATAGTTCAAGGCGCTTCGTTCGACAACAATATTGTCTGCGTAACCGAAAAAGAGATCATTGCTGTCGATAGCATCGCTGACTCGCTTAAACAAGCGATGTGTCGCAATGGTGCCCACCTGCTGAGCGGCGACCAAGCTGAAGCGATAGCCAAAGTAGTCCTTAAGGGATACCCAGAAGGCACCCCAACAGCCAATCCCAAATGGGTGGGACGAGATGCCGCCAAGATTGCTGCCGCAGCGGGGATTGATGTTCCTGATTGCACGCGCTTATTGATTTTCGAAGCCGACAAATCTCATGTGTTTGCCCTAACTGAACAGATGATGCCAATTCTGCCGCTGATCAGAGCTAAAGATGTAGCTGAAGCGATAGATTGGGCGGTTGAGCTAGAGCACAGCAATCGCCACACCGCCGCTATTCACTCAAAAAACATCGATGCCCTAACCGACATGGCTTACCGGATGGATTGCAGTTTATTAGCCAAAAACGGACCGTCCATTGCCGCACTTGGCGCTGGGGGTGAAGGGTGGAGTTCAATGACTATCTCAACGCCAACTGGAGAAGGGGTAACCAACGCCTTAACATTCACGCGCAAACGCCGCTGTGCCGTCGTCAACTCATTCAGGATTGTTTGA
- a CDS encoding EutN/CcmL family microcompartment protein produces the protein MRIARVIGHVVATVRSPHMQMDKLCLVELVNKQGQSNDDTYIAMDQLGAGVGEWVMVVAGSSARRAYGQGQPQDNSPVDLCIVGIIDEVNVAGEQCYLK, from the coding sequence ATGAGAATCGCACGGGTAATCGGCCACGTCGTGGCTACGGTTCGCAGCCCACATATGCAAATGGACAAACTGTGCCTAGTGGAGTTGGTGAACAAGCAAGGGCAAAGCAATGACGATACCTACATCGCTATGGATCAACTCGGCGCAGGCGTTGGTGAATGGGTAATGGTGGTGGCGGGCAGCTCTGCTCGCCGTGCCTACGGCCAAGGTCAACCGCAAGACAATTCTCCTGTGGATCTATGCATCGTAGGGATTATCGACGAGGTCAATGTGGCTGGAGAGCAGTGTTACCTAAAGTAA
- the eutM gene encoding ethanolamine utilization microcompartment protein EutM, translated as MDALGILETKGLTALIEASDAMVKAARVEVVGYQQIGSGLVTVLVRGDVASCKAATDAGAVAAKRLGELVAVHVIPRPHADLEKIFPITAKP; from the coding sequence ATGGATGCATTAGGAATTTTAGAAACCAAAGGGTTAACCGCCTTAATTGAGGCGTCTGACGCCATGGTCAAAGCAGCCCGCGTTGAAGTCGTTGGCTATCAACAGATCGGCTCAGGCCTAGTTACCGTCTTGGTTCGGGGTGATGTGGCTTCATGCAAAGCTGCCACAGACGCTGGTGCAGTCGCCGCCAAGCGACTTGGTGAACTGGTTGCCGTACACGTGATCCCACGGCCACATGCCGATCTTGAAAAGATCTTCCCAATCACTGCTAAGCCTTAG
- the eutM gene encoding ethanolamine utilization microcompartment protein EutM — MEALGIIETKGLTTLIEASDAMVKAARVQLVGYKQIGAGLVTAMVRGDVAACKAATDAGAAAAQRLGEVVAVHVIPRPHGDLEDIFPINFAPEADAKTTAKSRSTK; from the coding sequence ATGGAAGCGTTAGGAATCATCGAAACCAAGGGGCTAACCACCCTTATCGAAGCCTCTGATGCCATGGTCAAAGCGGCCCGTGTGCAGCTTGTTGGCTACAAACAAATTGGCGCGGGGTTAGTAACCGCAATGGTTCGTGGCGACGTTGCTGCGTGCAAAGCGGCTACCGATGCCGGTGCCGCTGCGGCACAACGTTTAGGTGAAGTAGTTGCGGTTCATGTTATCCCCCGCCCTCATGGCGACCTCGAAGATATTTTCCCCATCAATTTTGCGCCAGAAGCAGACGCTAAAACCACTGCGAAAAGCCGCAGCACTAAATAA
- a CDS encoding phosphate acetyltransferase, with translation MRLLELARKRCRQAPKRIVFADANDARLLHAANDLKQAGLAEPILVGNPFELRDQSHRCGIAIPSLTVLSPQTAGCFTEMVSQYCAKQRQPISPEEAVQRLQQPLNFAMMMVSQGYADICIAGNLSTTGDVLRAAIRAIGVAPQSKTVSSFFLMLSPDGEQVFAFADAGVVPVPTESQLADIAIATARNFAKATGQQPRVAMLSFSTKGSAHHSEVAKVIAATELVRQRQPELIVDGEVQFDAALIPAVAAQKMPGSPLAEGANVFIFPSLNAGNIAYKVAQRLGGFIALGPMLQGLNGAVHDLSRGCSADDIIDISVLASILSD, from the coding sequence ATGCGCCTTCTTGAGCTCGCCCGCAAGCGGTGCCGCCAAGCACCTAAACGCATCGTCTTCGCCGACGCCAATGATGCGCGCCTGCTGCATGCAGCCAATGATCTAAAACAGGCTGGCCTTGCTGAGCCTATCTTAGTAGGCAATCCATTTGAGCTTAGAGATCAGTCCCATCGCTGCGGAATCGCCATCCCAAGCCTAACCGTACTAAGCCCGCAAACTGCTGGCTGCTTTACTGAAATGGTTAGCCAGTATTGCGCTAAACAGCGCCAACCGATAAGTCCTGAAGAGGCAGTACAGCGGCTCCAGCAGCCATTGAACTTTGCCATGATGATGGTCAGCCAGGGCTATGCCGATATCTGCATCGCTGGCAATCTTTCCACTACCGGAGATGTGCTACGCGCCGCCATTCGTGCTATTGGCGTGGCTCCGCAATCCAAAACCGTATCCAGTTTCTTCCTAATGTTGTCTCCCGACGGTGAACAGGTGTTTGCCTTTGCTGATGCCGGAGTAGTACCAGTTCCAACCGAAAGCCAACTGGCTGATATCGCCATCGCTACCGCCCGAAACTTTGCCAAAGCAACCGGCCAACAACCGCGGGTGGCAATGTTGTCATTTTCGACCAAAGGCAGTGCCCATCACAGCGAAGTGGCCAAGGTGATAGCAGCAACCGAGCTGGTTCGGCAACGCCAACCCGAATTGATTGTTGATGGTGAAGTGCAATTTGATGCGGCTCTCATCCCCGCAGTCGCAGCCCAAAAAATGCCAGGAAGCCCATTAGCCGAAGGGGCAAATGTGTTTATTTTCCCTTCACTCAACGCCGGCAACATTGCCTACAAGGTGGCACAACGTTTAGGCGGTTTTATCGCTCTTGGTCCAATGCTGCAGGGCCTCAATGGTGCAGTACATGATCTATCCCGAGGTTGTAGCGCAGATGACATTATCGATATCTCTGTGCTGGCCTCAATCCTGTCTGATTAG
- the eutT gene encoding ethanolamine utilization cob(I)yrinic acid a,c-diamide adenosyltransferase EutT, whose translation MARRVEPPYLTEHELRQQFGLRQGGEITLMAGTRFTPAAKQLLQERQIEIRWQDQQGRCFTSADAAPSEQVHPLKRNNQRPQNQCALCQQDVAHKSALMTHLNDQLLVAKTHPRITLRGKLDSCISYTALVQCHMQQLPPRLQSFMADIRSYLGQLMQAEVQGLLPPPPTLGEFSATTVHRWSHQPLQYLGHDHLLPDRRYGEVVAELNWLRSMVRELELSASHTYLDNNWQVSAQGEALIAGLNRLSSAVYVVAILTWQCQNGQQQQLEALTDAPS comes from the coding sequence ATGGCACGACGGGTCGAACCTCCTTACCTAACCGAGCATGAACTGCGCCAGCAGTTTGGTTTGCGTCAAGGTGGCGAGATAACCCTAATGGCAGGTACCCGCTTCACCCCAGCAGCGAAACAACTACTGCAAGAGCGGCAGATAGAGATCCGCTGGCAAGATCAACAAGGGCGCTGCTTTACCAGCGCAGATGCGGCCCCAAGTGAGCAAGTACACCCACTCAAACGTAATAATCAGCGCCCGCAAAACCAATGTGCACTGTGCCAGCAAGATGTCGCTCACAAAAGCGCGCTCATGACCCATCTTAACGACCAGCTGTTAGTCGCTAAAACCCATCCTCGTATTACCCTGCGCGGTAAGCTCGATAGCTGCATCAGCTATACCGCGCTAGTGCAGTGCCACATGCAGCAATTACCTCCTCGTTTGCAAAGTTTTATGGCCGATATTCGCTCTTACCTAGGCCAGCTGATGCAAGCAGAGGTACAGGGGTTACTGCCACCACCGCCCACCCTTGGTGAATTTAGTGCTACTACTGTTCATCGTTGGTCGCATCAACCACTGCAATACCTCGGTCATGACCATTTACTGCCCGATAGACGCTATGGCGAAGTAGTCGCCGAGCTGAACTGGTTGCGCAGCATGGTGCGAGAGCTCGAACTGAGCGCAAGCCATACCTATCTCGACAACAATTGGCAGGTTTCGGCGCAGGGTGAAGCTCTCATTGCTGGCTTAAACCGACTATCCAGTGCCGTCTATGTGGTCGCCATCTTGACGTGGCAGTGCCAAAACGGCCAGCAACAGCAGCTGGAGGCGTTAACCGATGCGCCTTCTTGA
- the eutQ gene encoding ethanolamine utilization acetate kinase EutQ — MKKLITAIDIRRAAADNVSHIDVPASGFIITPEAQDLAHQAGISIAPQSTPLSKVSAEDPVATIKAAIEAKIGTVNDGKSAHIQQLIQQALADFNLQAPESPRQINDDGIMLVRGQAVTLGSFDGAPGKNVGLTDVITADDGSNMGVGYMGWENAFFPWTLCYDEVNVVLEGELHVKTASGTTIAKPSDVIFIPKGSTVEFGTPTRVRYVYITYPADWG; from the coding sequence ATGAAAAAACTGATTACGGCAATTGATATACGCCGAGCAGCAGCAGACAACGTTAGTCATATTGATGTGCCTGCTTCAGGTTTTATTATCACCCCCGAAGCCCAAGATTTGGCGCATCAGGCTGGCATCTCCATCGCCCCTCAATCAACGCCTCTATCCAAGGTAAGTGCCGAAGATCCAGTGGCCACCATTAAAGCCGCGATTGAAGCCAAAATCGGCACCGTCAATGACGGTAAAAGTGCTCATATTCAACAATTGATTCAACAAGCATTGGCTGACTTCAACCTGCAAGCGCCAGAGTCGCCTCGGCAAATCAACGACGACGGTATCATGCTGGTTCGCGGCCAAGCGGTCACCTTAGGTTCTTTTGATGGCGCTCCAGGTAAAAACGTCGGTTTAACTGATGTCATTACCGCTGACGACGGCAGCAATATGGGCGTTGGCTATATGGGCTGGGAGAATGCATTTTTCCCTTGGACACTTTGCTATGACGAAGTAAATGTAGTGTTGGAGGGGGAGCTCCACGTTAAAACCGCTAGCGGTACAACCATCGCCAAACCCAGCGATGTGATCTTTATTCCCAAAGGCAGCACGGTCGAGTTTGGAACCCCAACAAGAGTGCGTTACGTCTACATCACCTACCCTGCGGATTGGGGGTAA
- a CDS encoding EutP/PduV family microcompartment system protein, whose product MTMDALKNIVFIGEVDAGKSALLDKLSEQQIHIGKTQSAQYYAGKLVDTPGEFVDNRSWFGPLLSTICNVKTVLCLQPANATRFAPMTGLLTVYSNKNIVGVISKIDTDDADIDRAKRLMRAGQIPEPYLEVSIHQPETIDLLYRYLLALQSD is encoded by the coding sequence ATGACGATGGATGCACTGAAAAATATAGTTTTCATCGGTGAGGTAGATGCTGGCAAATCGGCTCTTTTGGATAAATTAAGTGAGCAGCAAATACATATTGGTAAAACTCAATCAGCTCAATATTACGCCGGGAAATTAGTCGATACGCCGGGCGAATTTGTTGATAACAGGTCGTGGTTTGGGCCCTTATTATCCACAATTTGCAACGTTAAAACGGTGCTTTGTTTGCAGCCAGCCAATGCTACTCGCTTTGCACCAATGACAGGACTGCTAACGGTTTATAGCAATAAAAACATCGTTGGTGTTATCAGCAAAATCGACACCGACGACGCCGATATTGACAGAGCGAAACGGTTGATGCGAGCGGGGCAAATCCCCGAGCCCTATCTCGAGGTTTCTATCCATCAACCGGAGACGATTGACCTTCTGTATCGCTATTTACTGGCACTGCAGTCTGACTAA
- the eutS gene encoding ethanolamine utilization microcompartment protein EutS, translating to MERIIQEFVPGKQVTLAHLIANPTTELCERIGVETQGAIGILTLTPGETAIIAGDVATKAASVHIGFLDRFSGALVITGSVSAVEESLHSVLVALGKQMNFCCCAMTKN from the coding sequence ATGGAACGAATCATTCAGGAGTTCGTTCCCGGTAAACAGGTAACCCTAGCCCACTTAATTGCTAACCCAACGACAGAGTTGTGTGAGCGTATCGGTGTTGAAACCCAAGGCGCTATCGGAATACTAACCTTAACCCCCGGTGAAACCGCAATTATTGCCGGCGACGTTGCAACCAAAGCAGCTAGCGTACATATCGGTTTTTTAGATCGCTTTAGCGGTGCCCTCGTCATTACCGGTTCCGTTTCTGCAGTGGAAGAATCATTGCATTCCGTATTAGTCGCATTAGGCAAGCAGATGAATTTTTGCTGTTGTGCCATGACTAAAAATTAG
- a CDS encoding DUF2798 domain-containing protein has product MTRKQKLFVDITCHMVIVMCMTLAVTTINTGIDAALLKRWMRSFAIAFPLVTLLHFTLLPFMRKQLVKLFVK; this is encoded by the coding sequence ATGACTCGTAAACAAAAGCTATTTGTCGACATCACTTGCCATATGGTGATTGTGATGTGCATGACGTTAGCTGTAACAACCATAAACACTGGGATCGACGCCGCTCTGCTAAAGCGCTGGATGCGCAGCTTTGCTATCGCGTTTCCGCTCGTTACATTACTGCACTTCACGCTGCTACCGTTTATGCGTAAGCAATTGGTGAAATTATTTGTTAAGTAA
- a CDS encoding oxidative damage protection protein, with the protein MARTVFCQYLNKEAAGLDFQLYPGELGKRIFDNISQEAWGLWQKKQTMLINEHKLNMMNTEHRQMLEEKMQAFLFEGAEIEIEGYKPPEA; encoded by the coding sequence ATGGCTCGTACCGTTTTTTGCCAATATCTAAACAAAGAGGCCGCTGGTCTGGACTTTCAACTCTACCCAGGCGAGTTAGGTAAGCGGATCTTCGACAACATCAGCCAAGAAGCTTGGGGCTTATGGCAGAAGAAACAGACCATGCTAATCAACGAGCATAAGCTGAATATGATGAATACTGAGCATCGCCAGATGCTTGAGGAGAAGATGCAAGCCTTCTTATTTGAAGGAGCAGAGATCGAGATTGAAGGTTACAAGCCACCAGAAGCTTGA
- the mutY gene encoding A/G-specific adenine glycosylase, protein MEVNPTSFAQQILTWYHQHGRKSLPWQHNRTPYRVWLSEIMLQQTQVTTVIPYFERFIERFPTLIDLANADQDDVLHLWTGLGYYARGRNLHKCAQHIRDHHHGEFPTDIDTVMSLPGIGRSTAGAILSLALNQPHAILDGNVKRVLARHHTIEGWYGVKAVESKLWQVAIANSPTEQIQPYNQAMMDMGAMICTRSKPKCDLCPVATSCQAKLTNRIAEFPGKKPKKEKPAKRGILLIQIHNNQVYLQKRPPAGIWGGLWCFPQFDDEQQLQRHLQTLALHAEPEPLTAFRHTFSHYHLDIEPIIVVLAQKPDMVAEQQADWFALTEQHSIGLAAATEKLLAQL, encoded by the coding sequence ATGGAAGTGAACCCGACAAGCTTTGCCCAACAGATCTTAACTTGGTACCACCAACATGGACGTAAGTCATTGCCGTGGCAGCATAATCGCACTCCATATCGAGTGTGGTTATCTGAAATAATGTTGCAGCAAACTCAAGTAACTACGGTGATCCCGTACTTTGAGCGCTTTATCGAACGCTTTCCGACGTTAATTGATCTCGCCAACGCCGATCAAGACGACGTACTCCACCTGTGGACGGGCTTGGGCTATTACGCTCGCGGCCGCAACTTACATAAGTGTGCCCAGCATATTCGAGATCACCATCACGGTGAGTTTCCCACCGATATCGACACGGTTATGTCGTTGCCGGGGATTGGTCGCTCAACCGCTGGGGCGATCCTGAGCTTAGCTCTAAATCAACCACATGCGATTTTAGATGGTAACGTAAAACGGGTGTTAGCGCGCCATCATACTATCGAAGGTTGGTATGGCGTTAAGGCAGTAGAAAGTAAACTGTGGCAGGTGGCTATTGCTAACAGTCCAACCGAGCAGATCCAACCCTACAACCAAGCGATGATGGATATGGGGGCGATGATCTGCACTCGCTCTAAACCAAAGTGCGATCTGTGCCCCGTTGCCACTAGTTGTCAGGCCAAATTAACCAACCGCATCGCCGAATTTCCAGGAAAAAAGCCTAAGAAAGAGAAACCGGCAAAGCGCGGTATTTTGTTGATTCAGATCCACAACAATCAGGTTTATTTACAGAAACGACCGCCAGCGGGGATCTGGGGAGGGTTGTGGTGTTTTCCGCAGTTTGATGATGAGCAGCAGTTGCAACGACATCTTCAGACGCTAGCGCTGCATGCAGAGCCTGAACCGCTAACAGCTTTCCGTCATACTTTTAGCCACTATCACCTCGATATTGAACCGATAATCGTCGTACTAGCACAAAAGCCTGATATGGTCGCTGAACAACAGGCGGATTGGTTTGCATTAACCGAGCAGCACAGCATCGGTTTAGCCGCCGCCACTGAGAAACTGCTGGCTCAGCTTTAA
- the trmB gene encoding tRNA (guanosine(46)-N7)-methyltransferase TrmB, with translation MTDDQKAPESNEDLRMRKIRSFVKREGRMTKGQARAMEQYWPTMGLNHVDGKMDIDAAFGRCAPVVLEIGFGMGKSLVEMAKAEPEKNFIGIEVHGPGVGACLLYAEELGVTNLKVFEHDAVEVLADCIADESLDRVQLYFPDPWHKKRHHKRRIVKEEFIAAIRSKLKTGGWFHMATDWEHYSEHMVEEMNEAPGFENTATEGNFVPRPDFRPLTKFEARGQRLGHGVWDLIYKKVN, from the coding sequence ATGACTGATGATCAAAAAGCGCCAGAGTCGAATGAAGACCTGCGTATGCGGAAAATCCGCTCTTTCGTGAAGCGCGAAGGCCGAATGACCAAAGGTCAGGCTCGTGCGATGGAACAATACTGGCCAACTATGGGGCTAAACCATGTTGATGGCAAAATGGATATCGATGCCGCCTTTGGCCGCTGCGCCCCAGTGGTATTGGAGATCGGTTTTGGTATGGGAAAATCTTTGGTAGAGATGGCCAAGGCAGAACCCGAAAAGAACTTCATTGGTATCGAAGTGCACGGCCCTGGTGTTGGCGCTTGCCTGCTGTACGCAGAGGAGCTGGGTGTTACCAACCTGAAGGTATTTGAGCATGATGCGGTTGAAGTTTTGGCTGATTGTATCGCTGACGAAAGCCTCGACCGTGTGCAGCTGTACTTCCCAGATCCGTGGCACAAAAAGCGCCATCACAAGCGTCGTATTGTAAAAGAAGAGTTTATTGCTGCCATCCGTAGCAAACTCAAAACCGGTGGCTGGTTCCATATGGCTACCGATTGGGAGCACTACTCCGAACACATGGTGGAAGAGATGAACGAAGCCCCTGGTTTCGAGAACACTGCCACCGAAGGCAACTTCGTTCCGCGTCCTGATTTCCGCCCATTGACTAAGTTTGAGGCTCGTGGCCAGCGCTTAGGTCATGGTGTATGGGATCTGATCTACAAGAAAGTAAACTAA